The sequence below is a genomic window from Synechococcus sp. PCC 7335.
TGTCTGGCGATTTTGAGCAGGCGATCGCAGCTGGTGCCACTATGATTCGGATTGGCCGCGGGCTGTTTGGGCAGCGATAAAATTGACTACACTTTGTGACTACGCTTCTCTAAACTCTCTTAGCTTTATAGCACTTCGCCTTATAGCACTTCGGCTAACGTCTCTTTTCTAAACGTGGCAAAGAACGCACAAAAAACTCTTGACATATTATCAAAACCATGGCGTAATGCTGATGACTCTAAAATTGAGTGTTCTAGAAAACTAAGTAGCTAACTCCGGTATCCTCTAATACGTTTTGGCATGTAAATGTCACAGTCGTATGTAGGAAAAAATTTTATAAGCCAAAGTAGTCAAAGTAGAAAGAAATCCAGGACTTTATTCCTAATAATTTATTTTTAGCTCAACTTTGATGACTACCTTTGGCTATAAATCAAAACTTCTGTCATTTACGAATTCTCACTTGGACACAGCGGTCTTCTTGTTAGCTGACCTTAGTAGCTAGAGGCTCGTTGGTAGGCCACGTTAACAACTATTGTTAGCGATGAATGGACTACATTCTGCTAGTAAAGAGGGAATTCCATTCAGAAGAACTTAGTTTTATTGACACAATTCTACGTAGCGCTTTTAATAACCTAGTTACCGCGTAGGGTCATGCCAGGTCATCAATAATCGTGTTGGAGCAAAAGTTAATGAGTGGTCTAGTTGGGAAGATTAAGGATTTTGTTGGATTGAATGGTCTAGCAGACTACGAGTATGAGTACGAAGAAGTAGAAGGCGATGAGTATCAAAACCTCTACGAAGAAGAGAATACTGAGTCTGAAGCCCACGTACCCCCAATGCCTATTGAGGAGATGGAGCGTCCTGCCCGTCGACGTATTCGTGAAAGAGTGCTATCTACTGAATCTGGAATGGTGTCAATGAACAACGTGATTGGTATGCCCGGTACAACAAATGGAATGTCCGAAGTGATGGTGATGGAACCACGCACGTTTGAAGAAGTACCACAAGCCATTCGGGCTTTGCGCGAGCGTAAGTCTGTCGTGCTCAACTTGA
It includes:
- a CDS encoding cell division protein SepF, coding for MSGLVGKIKDFVGLNGLADYEYEYEEVEGDEYQNLYEEENTESEAHVPPMPIEEMERPARRRIRERVLSTESGMVSMNNVIGMPGTTNGMSEVMVMEPRTFEEVPQAIRALRERKSVVLNLTIIDPDQAQRAVDFVAGGTYAMDGHQERIGESIFLFTPSCVQVSMPTRSEDSFIDQETENDSHEAIPTPAWATATEQIVRMA